Proteins encoded together in one Nostoc sp. PCC 7524 window:
- a CDS encoding DMT family transporter → MHQSSGRWRLGLALSLLTVFLWGILPIALKVVLQSLDVYTIIWFRFLVSFVVLASYLGLRGKLPKLGQLSANAWKLLAIATLMLAANYFLFMQGLALTSPANAEVIIQLATLLLGFGGLVVFQERYNLQQWLGVGVLTLGYILFFKAQFTSLITSQGIYILGSALVVLGAAVWAIYALAQKQLLQSLSSAHIMLMIYGGCAVLFTPLAKVGTIITLSNLHLLTLVFCGFNTLIAYGAFAESLEHWEASRVSAVLALAPIVTLIAVELTSLIAPNLIPPERLTIVGVLGACLVVGGSVAIALKKY, encoded by the coding sequence ATGCACCAAAGTTCTGGTCGCTGGCGTTTAGGGCTGGCGTTATCATTGTTGACGGTTTTCTTGTGGGGGATTTTACCTATTGCCCTCAAGGTGGTTTTGCAATCGCTGGATGTTTACACGATTATTTGGTTTCGTTTTTTGGTGTCGTTTGTTGTACTGGCGAGTTATTTAGGTTTGCGCGGTAAATTGCCGAAGCTAGGACAATTAAGTGCTAACGCTTGGAAGTTGTTAGCGATCGCTACTCTGATGTTAGCAGCTAATTATTTTTTGTTTATGCAGGGGTTGGCGTTAACATCACCTGCTAACGCGGAAGTGATTATTCAATTAGCTACCCTATTGTTAGGCTTTGGGGGTTTGGTTGTTTTTCAAGAACGGTACAATTTGCAACAATGGTTAGGTGTTGGTGTCTTGACTTTGGGTTACATTTTGTTTTTCAAGGCTCAATTCACAAGTTTAATTACTTCCCAAGGTATCTATATTCTGGGTAGTGCCTTAGTAGTATTAGGCGCAGCAGTTTGGGCAATTTATGCTTTGGCTCAAAAGCAATTATTACAATCTCTATCTTCTGCCCATATTATGTTAATGATCTACGGGGGATGTGCTGTATTATTCACACCCTTGGCAAAAGTGGGAACAATAATTACACTCAGTAATTTGCATTTATTAACGTTAGTTTTTTGTGGTTTTAATACTCTGATTGCCTATGGTGCTTTTGCAGAATCTTTGGAACATTGGGAAGCATCAAGGGTGAGTGCAGTGTTAGCTTTAGCGCCAATTGTGACTTTAATTGCCGTAGAATTAACATCCCTAATTGCACCTAATTTAATTCCTCCAGAACGGCTGACAATTGTAGGGGTATTGGGTGCGTGTTTAGTAGTAGGTGGTTCGGTAGCGATCGCTTTAAAGAAATATTAA